A region from the Acyrthosiphon pisum isolate AL4f chromosome A1, pea_aphid_22Mar2018_4r6ur, whole genome shotgun sequence genome encodes:
- the LOC100160108 gene encoding thiamine transporter 2 isoform X2 produces MDNWKKISFLVGVFAFMREFRPIEPFYAAYMTSPYINCTVEQVPKELYAVGSYSMFVLIIIIFLVTDYVKYKPVLIVDGIGGVLHYVAITNRPSKLRIQFGQAFYGFFFSAEVALFGYLYAMVEEKEFYQKITGHARAATLTGKFFSSCLSQILATTYGTPPFNALVYMSIFGMSSTTIWAIFLPPVKNSLYFPNKKKIEETSMGQSTVTIYNPQKHKDSQKIDNPENNSVVEPEDSVISTLYKDFKQSYSDPYVRKLCFWWAVAMGGYLQVYAYINVLYSYVLEENEDTEFTLYNGAAESLNTLIGAFSAFAISKVNWNWYSVGDIFFAVGSIIAAGVLLCCVYCRNLWYIYAFYIIYGMMYQTMLTIAESEVAKRLNKKCYGLIFGFNTFIAVCINTIIIFGVIQGHFIKINIAQQFLIYTVLYALLALFFFGSSVLKMFKDEGIVEYN; encoded by the exons GTACCAAAAGAGCTCTATGCTGTGGGATCATATTCTATGTTTGTGttgattattatcatatttttggtCACGGATTATGTCAAATACAAACCTGTACTAATCGTCGATGGAATTGGCGGAGTACTTCATTATGTTGCCATAACAAATCGTCCTTCAAAACTCAGAATacag tttggACAGGCGTTTTATGGCTTCTTTTTTTCCGCTGAAGTTGCTTTATTTGGATACTTATATGCAATGGTGGAAGAAAaagaattttatcaaaaaataactgGTCACGCGAGAGCTGCAACATTGACGGGAAAATTCTTTTCGTCGTGTTTGTCCCAAATTCTAGCCACCACTTATGGAACTCCTCCGTTCAACGCTCTCGTGTATATGTCTATTTTCg gtatgtcATCTACGACCATATGGGCGATTTTCTTACCACCAGTTAAAAATAGTCTTTACTTCcccaataagaaaaaaattgaagaaacaTCAATGGGACAATCCACCGTCACCATATATAACCCACAAAAGCATAAAGATTCTCAG aaaatcgaCAATCCCGAAAATAACAGCGTCGTGGAACCAGAAGACAGTGTGATCAGTACGCTGTACAAAGATTTTAAACAATCGTATTCCGACCCATACGTCCGTAAGCTCTGTTTTTGGTGGGCAGTGGCGATGGGTGGTTACTTACAG gtGTACGCGTACATAAATGTGCTCTACTCGTACGTGTTGGAAGAAAACGAAGACACGGAGTTTACTCTATATAACGGCGCGGCGGAATCTCTCAACACGCTCATTG gtGCCTTTTCCGCGTTCGCTATAAGCAAGGTAAATTGGAATTGGTATTCTGTTGGCGACATTTTCTTCGCCGTTGGATCTATTATCGCCGCCGGCGTGTTATTGTGCTGCGTTTACTGCCGAAATTTGTGGTACATCTACGCATTCTACATCATCTACGGAATGATGTATCAGACTATGTTGACTATTGCCGA gtCCGAAGTCGCCAaacgattaaataaaaaatgttatggattGATTTTTGGATTTAATACTTTTATCGCTGTATgcattaatactattattatatttggagTGATTCAAGGCCATTTTATTAAGATCAACATAGCACAACAA tttttgataTACACCGTGCTGTACGCATTACTAGCGTTATTCTTTTTCGGCTCttctgttttgaaaatgttcaaagaCGAAGGAATCGTAGAATACAACTGA
- the LOC100160108 gene encoding thiamine transporter 2 isoform X1 — translation MDNWKKISFLVGVFAFMREFRPIEPFYAAYMTSPYINCTVEQVPKELYAVGSYSMFVLIIIIFLVTDYVKYKPVLIVDGIGGVLHYVAITNRPSKLRIQFGQAFYGFFFSAEVALFGYLYAMVEEKEFYQKITGHARAATLTGKFFSSCLSQILATTYGTPPFNALVYMSIFGMSSTTIWAIFLPPVKNSLYFPNKKKIEETSMGQSTVTIYNPQKHKDSQVSIEAASNQEKIDNPENNSVVEPEDSVISTLYKDFKQSYSDPYVRKLCFWWAVAMGGYLQVYAYINVLYSYVLEENEDTEFTLYNGAAESLNTLIGAFSAFAISKVNWNWYSVGDIFFAVGSIIAAGVLLCCVYCRNLWYIYAFYIIYGMMYQTMLTIAESEVAKRLNKKCYGLIFGFNTFIAVCINTIIIFGVIQGHFIKINIAQQFLIYTVLYALLALFFFGSSVLKMFKDEGIVEYN, via the exons GTACCAAAAGAGCTCTATGCTGTGGGATCATATTCTATGTTTGTGttgattattatcatatttttggtCACGGATTATGTCAAATACAAACCTGTACTAATCGTCGATGGAATTGGCGGAGTACTTCATTATGTTGCCATAACAAATCGTCCTTCAAAACTCAGAATacag tttggACAGGCGTTTTATGGCTTCTTTTTTTCCGCTGAAGTTGCTTTATTTGGATACTTATATGCAATGGTGGAAGAAAaagaattttatcaaaaaataactgGTCACGCGAGAGCTGCAACATTGACGGGAAAATTCTTTTCGTCGTGTTTGTCCCAAATTCTAGCCACCACTTATGGAACTCCTCCGTTCAACGCTCTCGTGTATATGTCTATTTTCg gtatgtcATCTACGACCATATGGGCGATTTTCTTACCACCAGTTAAAAATAGTCTTTACTTCcccaataagaaaaaaattgaagaaacaTCAATGGGACAATCCACCGTCACCATATATAACCCACAAAAGCATAAAGATTCTCAGGTGAGCATTGAAGCAGCTTCCAATCAGGAG aaaatcgaCAATCCCGAAAATAACAGCGTCGTGGAACCAGAAGACAGTGTGATCAGTACGCTGTACAAAGATTTTAAACAATCGTATTCCGACCCATACGTCCGTAAGCTCTGTTTTTGGTGGGCAGTGGCGATGGGTGGTTACTTACAG gtGTACGCGTACATAAATGTGCTCTACTCGTACGTGTTGGAAGAAAACGAAGACACGGAGTTTACTCTATATAACGGCGCGGCGGAATCTCTCAACACGCTCATTG gtGCCTTTTCCGCGTTCGCTATAAGCAAGGTAAATTGGAATTGGTATTCTGTTGGCGACATTTTCTTCGCCGTTGGATCTATTATCGCCGCCGGCGTGTTATTGTGCTGCGTTTACTGCCGAAATTTGTGGTACATCTACGCATTCTACATCATCTACGGAATGATGTATCAGACTATGTTGACTATTGCCGA gtCCGAAGTCGCCAaacgattaaataaaaaatgttatggattGATTTTTGGATTTAATACTTTTATCGCTGTATgcattaatactattattatatttggagTGATTCAAGGCCATTTTATTAAGATCAACATAGCACAACAA tttttgataTACACCGTGCTGTACGCATTACTAGCGTTATTCTTTTTCGGCTCttctgttttgaaaatgttcaaagaCGAAGGAATCGTAGAATACAACTGA